CTATCGATGCGTTTAGGGTAACTCAGGGCATGAGCGATAGGGGTCTTCATATCGGGGCTACCCAACTGTGCTAAAAAACTGCCATCATTATATTCTACCATTGAGTGAATGATACTTTGTGGATGAATCACCACCTTTATCTTACTTTCATTTAGATCGAATAAATGACAGGCTTCTATCAATTCCAGCCCTTTATTCATCATCGTCGCAGAATCGACCGATATCTTTTGACCCATTGACCAGTTCGGATGTTTGACTGCTTCGGCTACCCCTGCTTGCTGCATTTGGGTAAATGACTTTCGTAAGAAAGGACCACCAGACGCTGTCAGCCACAATTTACGCACGCCATAGCTTTGATCATGAATTTGAGTATTGTCTTGTTGGATGGCGGCGGGTAGGCATTGAAAAATGGCATTGTGCTCAGAGTCAAGCGGTAATAAGGTAGCATGATGGGTTTTTACCGCTTTTATCATGACTTGCCCAGCCATCACTAGTGCTTCTTTATTAGCTAGCAAGATACGCTTACCAGCACGAGCTGCTGCCAATGTTGATGGCAGTCCTGCTGCTCCCACAATAGCGGCGACCACTGTATCCACTTGGCTATCTTTAGCCAGCTCGATTAGCCCAGACTGCCCTCCAACGACATCAGTATTCAATCCCACACTGCGCAAGCGCTGAGCAAACTCATCAACTGCACTTGTAGGTACGGCTACGCGCTTAGGGGTGAACTGTTGACATAGTGCCAACAACTTATCCAAACGCTGATAGCCTGATAACGCATAAACTTCGTAATTCTGCGGATGAGCGGCTAATATTGCTAAGGTGCTATCACCAATAGAACCCGTTGCGCCAAGTACGGCGATGCGTTGCGTCATAACCATCAATGCCTATGATATTTTGAAGGATAAAAATAAAGATAATATAGATAAAAAAGCTATCGTTTAAAAGCTTTGTCTATAGTTAAGTCACTTTAAAAGTGTCAATTTTATATGGAGTTGACTGTAATCGACCATAAAATGAGCTTATTTATTATATTATTACTAACCAGCCCATTTGCTGTAATCCCCAAAAGCCTAAAGCAAATATAGGGATAGCTGATAATAGCGAATCAATACGGTCTAATATACCACCATGACCGGGCAGAATCGTTCCTGAATCTTTCACGCCGGCACGGCGCTTGAGCATAGACTCGAACAAATCACCCAGCACTGAAGCCAATATCGTCACTAGTGATAAAGCGACGAAAGATACCAGTGCCATTCCCGTCATCTGCAACATAAAGACACTAATAGCAAGGACCACTAAAAGGCCAGTGACTACTCCGCCTGCCAGTCCCTCCATGCTTTTATTGGGAGAAACGTTCGGTGCCATCTTACGGCGACCCAGCTTACGCCCGACGAAATAAGCACCACTATCAGCACACCAGACTAATACAAATACGTAGAGTAGCCACCAAGCTGATAGCTGCCATAAATAGAACATAGCAGTAATGGCAGCGGTTAATATCACCACTCCCATGAGCGCCAGTTTTTTACCGTACCAATTAGTATGCGTCGGAAATTGGCTTACCCAAGATAGGGCCATCAGCCAAATAATAAAAGACGCTATCCACCACCACACCCAAGTCCCTTGCAGCCATAGCGAAGCTAAGGTAATAACCAACACCATCAAAACAAACATAGGCGGATGACGCCACCTAGGCATTAACTTGGTCCATTCGTGAGCTGCAATCGTAACCCCAACTGCGAGCAAGGGTATAAATAGTATTGGAGTTTTGCTAGTAAACATCGCTATGCCGACGATGATAATTAGAATAATCGCCGTTTTAATCCGTTGCCACATACTAATCAGGCCTTATAATTATAGAAGATAGCCAACCAATACTACATTATAGCGATTTTATGCTCATTAATCACACTCATTAATCACAGTGGTTTGGGTCTCTACTTGTTCACTAGTCTTGCCAAAACGGCGTTGACGTTGAGAGAACTCAGCTATCATGGTAGCAAGTTCATGGGGTCTAAAATCAGGCCACAGAGTTTTAGTAAAAAATAACTCGGCATAAGCAGATTGCCATAATAAGAAGTTTGAGATACGGTACTCACCGCCAGTTCTAATGAGCATATCAACAGCTGGCACATCAGCCAGTTGCACATGTTGTGCCAAACGTTCCTTGGTCACATCTTCAGCACGCAACTGTCCTTCCTGCACCTGCTTAGCAAGCTTTTGAGCGGCGTGAGCAATATCCCATTGTCCACCATAACTAATAGCAATAACCAAAGTCATGGCTTCAAAGTTAGCAGTTTTAGCTTCAGCATCTGCCATTAACGCTTGCAACTCATCCGTAAGCTGGCTGCGATCACCAATAAAACGTAACTTAATACGGTACTTTTGCATTCTTGGCATTTGCTCATTGATTGTCAATGCCAAAAGATACATCAATAAAGATACTTCATTGGGCGGTCGCTGCCAGTTTTCGCTTGAAAAAGCAAAAACAGTCAGCACTTCAATTCCCGTACTCAGACAATATTCGACAATAGGATCTAAGGCATCTTTGCCAGCGATATGACCCTCACCTTTACCTAGTTTATGAGCTTTTCCGTAGCGGTTATTGCCATCCATAATGACGGCAATATGTTTGGGAATGATGGTAGAATCTGCAGAGAGGATAGTAGACATGAGCTGTACTGCTTATTATTGAGGTAAGTTTAATAGTCAACGCTTATGGAGATATTAGAACGTGATTTACGAGATAAGTTTTATCATAATATATGCTAGGCTTTTTACATAGCGTAGCATTTAAAATTCACAAACTTACCATAAAGCATTTATCGTAAAACCACAGTCAAACAGTGCTCTATTTATTCATAATAAATCAAGTATTCAAAAGACAAGTAATAGTGTCTTGGTATTGCGGTACAGCGTTTGACAAAATATAAAAATGCCATATAAATAAGCTATAGCTAGTCATTTAACCAACTATAGCATCAATATAGTATTCATATAATAAAAGCTAAAACTTAAGCAAAAAGTGAGTTAATAGTATAGTTATAATCCTAAATTATTTGACAAAGCTGTGCGAATTATAATAAGGACTACACTAAATCTATAAACCACCTAAGGCCTAGAGGATTTAAACTTCCATCAAGTCAGTTTCTTTATTACTGAGTTTGCTATCGATAGTTTCGATATACTTATCAGTCAGCTTCTGAATATCGTCGTTAGCACGGCGTTCATCATCTTCTGAGATCTCTTTTTCTTTGGCTAAGTCCTTGATATCATTCATCATATCACGACGGATATTACGAATAGAAACGCGGCTATTTTCAGCTTCTCCGCGCGCCAATTTTTGCATATCGCGGCGAGTTTCTTCGGTTAGCGCTGGCATCGGCACTCGAATTACGTCCGCAGTCATAGGATTCAAACCCAAATCTGCTTCACGAATCGCCTTATCTACGGCTTGTACCATAGTCCGATCAAATGGCTGTACCAGTAGAGTACGAGAGTCTTCTACGTTGACACTGGCGACTTGATTGAGCGGCGTATCTGCTCCGTAATAACTGACCATGATACCTGATAACATACCAGGGTGCGCGCGTCCCGTACGTACCTTGCTAAAAGTGTTCTCTAACGCTTCTAGCGTCTTTCGCATACGCGCTTCGCCGTCTTGCTTAATCTCTTTAATCATAATATATCCTTATTTACCGATAACGATAAATCACTCATGGGGGTTAATAGTTAGCTGCTTATTATTTTACTGTACTTATTGTTTTACTATATTATAGAAACATTGCTTTTAAAAATCATCTTTAAACCACTAGTTTTTGGTTCAGCGGCTTTGATTTTAGAATTAGTCATCTATATTAAGTTTCAGCTTGCTCATTAATGATAAACACGCGTGCCTTCATTTTCGCCCATAACTACGTTTAATAGAGCATTAGGCTTAGTCATATCAAATACTTGTAAAGGTACGTTGTGCTCACGGCATAAGGCAATAGCCGTTAAATCCATGACACCGAGTTTTTGCTCGAGAACCTCATCGAAGGTCAGTCCATCATACTTTTGGGCATCAGCATGCAAACTTGGATCTTTATCATAAACACCATCAACTTTGGTGGCTTTTAAAATCAGACCCGCTTCAATCTCAATCCCGCGCAGGCATGCTGCCGTATCAGTGGTAAAGAATGGGTTACCCGTACCAGCAACGAAGATACAAACTTCGCCATTTTTAAGATAGCGAATCGCATTACGGCTGCTGTAACTTTCGGTGACCTCGCCAATAGGCAAGGCTGACATCAAACGGGTCTTGATATTGCGGCGCTCAAGAGCGTCACGCATGGCAAGGCCATTCATAACGGTGGCTAGCATTCCCATCTGATCGCCAGTAACCCGGCCAACCAAGCCCTCTTTTTGCAGCTGTGCGCCGCGGTATAAGTTACCGCCGCCAACGACGATACCGACTTGTACGCCAAGCCCGCGCAAATGAGCAATAGATAAGCTCATTTTATCAAGTACGGCAGTATCAATACCCATGTCTTTACCGCCAGCTAAGGCTTCGCCAGAGAGTTTGAGCAAAATACGCGAAAAAAGAGGGTTTTTATCAGACATGGAAGCACCTTATTGTCATGTAAGTTATGGTTTAACTATGGGCATTTAAAATTGTGCTAATTGTAGCAAAAACTACTTATGATGGGGCACTTTTAACGGTCTTAGTAGACTTTTAAACCCAGTAGTCTTTAGCTTAATAAGTTTTAGCCTTTATAACTAGCAAACAAATCGTATTCGCTTGCCTCATCGATAGTGACACTTAAGAACTGCCCTACTTTTACGGTATCATCAATATCATCAACATAGACATGACCGTCAATCTCAGGCGCATCAGCATAGCTGCGGCAAATGGCGATATTTTCTTCGTTATCTATCTCATCGACCAATACTTTTAGGGTTTTGCCTACTTTTTCTTGCAATTTTTGCGCTGATATCTGTTGTTGCAAGGCCATCAAACGCTCGTAACGCGACTGTTTAACATCCTCGGGTACTGGATTAGGAAGATCATTGGCAACCGCACCTTCAACTTCTGAATAAGTAAAAGCGCCCACGCGGTCAAGACGTGCCTCTTTTAGCCAATCAAGCAGACATTGAAAGTCCTCTTCGGTCTCGCCTGGGAAGCCAACCACAAAGGTTGAGCGAATGACAATCTCAGGACAAATCTCACGCCATTTATGAATACGCGCCAGGGTGTTTTCGCTGTGCGCTGGACGCTTCATAGCCTTTAGCACACTATGGCTGGCATGCTGGAAAGGAATATCCAGATAAGGTAGCAGCTTGTGCTCGCCCATCAGTTCAACCACCTTGTCCACATGCGGATAAGGATAGACGTAATGCAAGCGCACCCAAATGCCCAATTGATTTAGCGCTTGGCACATATCATAAAACTTGGATTTAATCGGCATGCCATTCCAAAAGCTAGTCTTGTACTTTAAATCAAGACCGTAAGCTGAAGTATCTTGCGAGATGATGAGCAGTTCTTTTACACCCGCATTCTTCAGCGCCATAGCTTCATTCATCACACTATCAATGGGACGAGAGACCAAGTCACCACGCAAACTTGGGATAATACAAAAGGTACAACGGTGATTGCAGCCCTCTGATATCTTAAGATAAGCGTAATGACTGGGGGTCAGCTTAATGCCCGCTTCATTGATTAAATCAATCTTGGGATCGTAGTTAACGTCCAAGCTACGATTTGGTCTTGGCACATGCTGAGCTACTGCGGTAATGACTTCATCGTAAGCGTGAGCGCCAGTCACTGACAGTACCGCTGGATGCATTTGACGGATCTTGTCCGCTTCTTTACCCAAGCAGCCCGTGACAATCACCTTGCCATTTTTACTAATAGCCTCACCAATCGCATCGAGAGACTCTTGTACTGCCGACTCAATAAAACCACAAGTGTTAACCACCACCAAATCAGCGCCGTCATAGTCGCTGGCCACTTGATAACCGTCACGGCTTAGCTCAGTAATGATACGCTCGCTATCCACTAGCGCTTTAGGGCACCCAAGCGATACAAAGCCGATCTTTGGTGCACTGTTTACAGGCGCACTAGTTGCATACGCATTGGCAGCTGCACTATTAATAGTAGTAATGTCGCTACTTTGCGTGATGCTGCGGTTCTGATTATGATTGGCTTTATGATGATACGGCTGAGTGCTATCTGCTGCCTGCGATGGCTGAGGCTGGGCAGGATTAAAGACCGTCGCGGTATTTTTAAGTTTTGGGACGCCTGAATCAGTGATATTACTGATGTTATTGTCTAAAAGGGTAGTATCGGCTGACTGAGTAGAGGTTTTGGACATAGCTGACCTTGCTTGAGATGAATGGGCTGAGCGCATTGTACGTTTTTTTTACGTAAATCGCCAGTTTTGCCACGCTATCCTGTTGATTTGCAGTTAAATAATACCTTGAATAAAGCGGTACTTAATAATAGTGGCAGTGAAGAAACAGCGGCTATTAGATTATTATCTTAGAAACATTATTTAGAAACATTATATTGTCACTCGTAAACTCAAACAGCCGAGTATTGCTCAGCACACAGCTGTATCGCTGATAAAACAAAACAAGGATGGTAACCAATAAAAATTATTTGTCATAAATGCTAATAATATCAACTGGCTATCTCACATAGTATTAAAAAATTTAAATTAATTGCAAAAAGGGCTTGCCAAGATAATTATTTTCTATATAATAGCCAACCACTGAGACGCACTACCGAATCAGTTATTTGTCTAGACGGTGTTTGAATTTAAACGCTTTTGATGATAGAGTAACGCAAATGGGGATGTGGCGGAATTGGTAGACGCACCAGATTTAGGTTCTGGCGCCGAGAGGTGTGAGAGTTCGAGTCTCTCCATCCCCACCATTTTCGGTTAGTTCATCTTAGAACCAATATTAAAACCTGCTTTTTAGCAGGTTTTTTTGTGTCTGAAGATTTTTTTATCAACTTACATCCTCTTCAAACTTCCCAAAACCTCCTGCATACTCTTATAACGCCGCTCCAGCCACTTCGCCAGCGCCTTATCAATAATCATCTGATAATGAGCATATTGCTTTGGCAAGATAGGAATAGGCTGCTGACAATGCTGAAGCGCCCACTCTTGTAATGGGTCATCACTTTGCGAGTTTATTGCAAACGGTCTCTTGCCCATCAACATCTCATACATCATAATGCCAAACGCATAAATATCACTTTGTACTGTAGCGCTCTGCCCTTGCCAGCACTCAGGCGCAAGATAGGCGGGCGTGCCAGCGCTATTTTTTCTATCTTCATTAAAATTATTGTCAAAACTGTTATCGACACCCTTTGCTAAAGCAAAATCCGTTAATAATAAAGACAGATTATCTTCAATTAAAATATTACTGGGTTTAATATCACCATGAACCCAGCCGCTTTGATGAAAACTGTCAACAAGCTGCGCGGCTTGCACGATAAGGGAGTGCTTTTGCTGCTCATTGAGCGGTTGTTTTAAAACCTGTGCTAAGCTGCCATTGGGATAATACGGCATCACAAGTAAGACCAGCTCTTGAGGCTGGGCTAATGCTGTTATGGTTATACTGTTATACGCTAAT
This sequence is a window from Psychrobacter jeotgali. Protein-coding genes within it:
- the uppS gene encoding polyprenyl diphosphate synthase, coding for MSTILSADSTIIPKHIAVIMDGNNRYGKAHKLGKGEGHIAGKDALDPIVEYCLSTGIEVLTVFAFSSENWQRPPNEVSLLMYLLALTINEQMPRMQKYRIKLRFIGDRSQLTDELQALMADAEAKTANFEAMTLVIAISYGGQWDIAHAAQKLAKQVQEGQLRAEDVTKERLAQHVQLADVPAVDMLIRTGGEYRISNFLLWQSAYAELFFTKTLWPDFRPHELATMIAEFSQRQRRFGKTSEQVETQTTVINECD
- a CDS encoding phosphatidate cytidylyltransferase, which codes for MWQRIKTAIILIIIVGIAMFTSKTPILFIPLLAVGVTIAAHEWTKLMPRWRHPPMFVLMVLVITLASLWLQGTWVWWWIASFIIWLMALSWVSQFPTHTNWYGKKLALMGVVILTAAITAMFYLWQLSAWWLLYVFVLVWCADSGAYFVGRKLGRRKMAPNVSPNKSMEGLAGGVVTGLLVVLAISVFMLQMTGMALVSFVALSLVTILASVLGDLFESMLKRRAGVKDSGTILPGHGGILDRIDSLLSAIPIFALGFWGLQQMGWLVII
- the pyrH gene encoding UMP kinase, translated to MSDKNPLFSRILLKLSGEALAGGKDMGIDTAVLDKMSLSIAHLRGLGVQVGIVVGGGNLYRGAQLQKEGLVGRVTGDQMGMLATVMNGLAMRDALERRNIKTRLMSALPIGEVTESYSSRNAIRYLKNGEVCIFVAGTGNPFFTTDTAACLRGIEIEAGLILKATKVDGVYDKDPSLHADAQKYDGLTFDEVLEQKLGVMDLTAIALCREHNVPLQVFDMTKPNALLNVVMGENEGTRVYH
- a CDS encoding serine/threonine-protein kinase, yielding MKNSASNHSQIQALQMQAEQLLPSITHALSNLGYQKAVHQRISQQNDDSEINYQGLTRAQCKPFGQIIIRWQLSLNPQNSAPLNHEIRVAKALNEWQNNQNNTIAPSLLAYNSITITALAQPQELVLLVMPYYPNGSLAQVLKQPLNEQQKHSLIVQAAQLVDSFHQSGWVHGDIKPSNILIEDNLSLLLTDFALAKGVDNSFDNNFNEDRKNSAGTPAYLAPECWQGQSATVQSDIYAFGIMMYEMLMGKRPFAINSQSDDPLQEWALQHCQQPIPILPKQYAHYQMIIDKALAKWLERRYKSMQEVLGSLKRM
- the ispC gene encoding 1-deoxy-D-xylulose-5-phosphate reductoisomerase codes for the protein MVMTQRIAVLGATGSIGDSTLAILAAHPQNYEVYALSGYQRLDKLLALCQQFTPKRVAVPTSAVDEFAQRLRSVGLNTDVVGGQSGLIELAKDSQVDTVVAAIVGAAGLPSTLAAARAGKRILLANKEALVMAGQVMIKAVKTHHATLLPLDSEHNAIFQCLPAAIQQDNTQIHDQSYGVRKLWLTASGGPFLRKSFTQMQQAGVAEAVKHPNWSMGQKISVDSATMMNKGLELIEACHLFDLNESKIKVVIHPQSIIHSMVEYNDGSFLAQLGSPDMKTPIAHALSYPKRIDSGSQPLDLFALSALEFIEPDLQKFACLGLARQAMQAGTQATTVLNAANEIAVAAFLAEQVRLTDIAAINEQVLNEVQVPLLDANSDIDDILAIDSLARSYTETLIAKMV
- the rimO gene encoding 30S ribosomal protein S12 methylthiotransferase RimO produces the protein MSKTSTQSADTTLLDNNISNITDSGVPKLKNTATVFNPAQPQPSQAADSTQPYHHKANHNQNRSITQSSDITTINSAAANAYATSAPVNSAPKIGFVSLGCPKALVDSERIITELSRDGYQVASDYDGADLVVVNTCGFIESAVQESLDAIGEAISKNGKVIVTGCLGKEADKIRQMHPAVLSVTGAHAYDEVITAVAQHVPRPNRSLDVNYDPKIDLINEAGIKLTPSHYAYLKISEGCNHRCTFCIIPSLRGDLVSRPIDSVMNEAMALKNAGVKELLIISQDTSAYGLDLKYKTSFWNGMPIKSKFYDMCQALNQLGIWVRLHYVYPYPHVDKVVELMGEHKLLPYLDIPFQHASHSVLKAMKRPAHSENTLARIHKWREICPEIVIRSTFVVGFPGETEEDFQCLLDWLKEARLDRVGAFTYSEVEGAVANDLPNPVPEDVKQSRYERLMALQQQISAQKLQEKVGKTLKVLVDEIDNEENIAICRSYADAPEIDGHVYVDDIDDTVKVGQFLSVTIDEASEYDLFASYKG
- the frr gene encoding ribosome recycling factor yields the protein MIKEIKQDGEARMRKTLEALENTFSKVRTGRAHPGMLSGIMVSYYGADTPLNQVASVNVEDSRTLLVQPFDRTMVQAVDKAIREADLGLNPMTADVIRVPMPALTEETRRDMQKLARGEAENSRVSIRNIRRDMMNDIKDLAKEKEISEDDERRANDDIQKLTDKYIETIDSKLSNKETDLMEV